In a genomic window of Sulfurimonas denitrificans DSM 1251:
- a CDS encoding rod shape-determining protein, which translates to MIFNKLIGLFSNDLSIDLGTANTIVIAKGRGIIINEPSVVAVKTGKFGHQRVLAVGHEAKEMVGKTPGNIKAIRPMRDGVIADFDMTEKMIRKFIEKAHGRSSLISPRIIICVPYGLTQVERKAVRESALSAGAREVFLIEEPMAAAIGAGIDIREPQGNLVVDIGGGTTEIGVVSLGGLVLSKSIRTAGDKIDQAIVNYVRRKYNLLIGERIAEEIKINIGTAVTLDEELKMVITGRDQVEGLLSSVELTSEDAREAMKEPLKEVAEALRDVLEQMPPDLAGDIVNHGIILTGGGALIRQLDKYLSDIIKIPVYVADEPLLAVARGTGRALEEIDLLQELFENE; encoded by the coding sequence ATGATATTTAACAAACTAATTGGTCTTTTTTCAAATGATTTATCCATCGACTTAGGAACAGCAAATACGATTGTAATTGCTAAAGGCAGAGGCATAATAATAAATGAGCCCTCAGTAGTTGCTGTAAAAACTGGAAAGTTTGGACATCAAAGAGTTTTAGCAGTTGGTCATGAAGCAAAAGAGATGGTTGGCAAAACTCCTGGAAATATAAAAGCTATTCGTCCTATGCGTGATGGTGTCATAGCAGATTTTGATATGACTGAAAAAATGATTAGAAAATTTATCGAAAAAGCGCATGGAAGAAGCTCTCTTATAAGTCCTAGAATTATTATCTGTGTTCCTTATGGATTAACTCAAGTTGAGAGAAAAGCTGTACGTGAATCTGCTCTTAGCGCAGGTGCTCGTGAAGTTTTTCTTATAGAAGAGCCAATGGCTGCAGCAATTGGAGCTGGAATAGATATACGTGAACCTCAAGGAAACTTAGTCGTTGACATCGGTGGTGGTACTACAGAGATAGGTGTTGTCTCACTTGGTGGTTTAGTTCTCTCAAAATCAATTAGAACAGCAGGTGACAAGATCGATCAGGCAATTGTAAACTATGTAAGAAGAAAATATAATCTTTTAATAGGCGAGAGAATCGCTGAAGAGATAAAGATAAATATTGGAACAGCAGTTACCCTTGATGAAGAGCTAAAGATGGTAATTACTGGCAGAGATCAAGTTGAAGGGCTTTTAAGTTCTGTTGAGCTAACAAGTGAAGATGCTAGAGAAGCGATGAAAGAGCCTCTCAAAGAGGTTGCAGAAGCACTTCGTGACGTGCTAGAGCAGATGCCTCCAGATTTGGCAGGTGATATAGTAAATCATGGGATAATCTTAACAGGAGGTGGAGCACTTATCCGTCAACTAGATAAGTATCTCTCAGATATTATCAAAATCCCTGTATATGTTGCAGATGAGCCTCTGCTTGCTGTTGCAAGAGGAACTGGACGCGCATTAGAAGAGATAGATTTACTACAAGAACTTTTTGAAAATGAATAA
- the mreC gene encoding rod shape-determining protein MreC produces the protein MNKGLLSFFLIFTALIMGALYYTDVIQSPFISVLNKIKTNYHTSSEFIEIQVKKHFFQAEHIVELSEKVKKYENNCLVIEQLSYDLNNLFLESHSELKVEPNVELVRTISYQKFGDLNRVWLEINDYNASKIHGLVYNNLVAGIVISQNGRPLGLLNSDLKSSYAVYVGEQKAPGIVHGNNSNHLIVKFIPAWFLINKGDKVITSGLDEIFFEGLGVGIVVSVTKSQGYQSAVVEPFYKANAPNYFHMIKKVK, from the coding sequence ATGAATAAGGGGCTTCTTAGCTTTTTTTTAATCTTTACTGCACTCATAATGGGTGCACTCTATTATACTGATGTTATACAATCTCCTTTTATATCTGTATTAAATAAAATCAAAACCAACTATCACACCTCTAGTGAATTTATAGAAATTCAAGTAAAAAAACACTTTTTTCAGGCAGAACATATCGTAGAACTTAGTGAAAAGGTAAAAAAATATGAAAATAATTGTCTTGTAATTGAGCAGTTGTCATACGATCTTAACAATCTTTTTTTAGAGAGTCACTCAGAGCTAAAAGTTGAACCAAATGTAGAGCTAGTTAGAACAATCTCATATCAAAAATTTGGCGATTTGAATAGAGTATGGCTTGAAATAAACGATTATAACGCTTCAAAAATTCACGGTCTTGTATATAACAATCTTGTTGCTGGAATTGTTATCTCCCAAAATGGAAGACCGCTTGGGCTTTTAAACAGCGATTTAAAAAGTTCTTATGCTGTTTATGTTGGAGAACAAAAAGCCCCAGGTATAGTTCATGGAAATAATTCAAACCATCTTATTGTAAAATTTATACCTGCATGGTTTTTAATAAATAAAGGTGATAAAGTTATAACTTCTGGACTAGATGAGATTTTTTTTGAGGGTTTAGGTGTTGGTATTGTGGTCTCTGTTACGAAATCGCAAGGGTATCAGAGTGCGGTTGTTGAACCTTTCTATAAAGCAAATGCTCCAAACTACTTTCATATGATTAAAAAAGTCAAATAA
- the carB gene encoding carbamoyl-phosphate synthase large subunit produces the protein MPKRTDIHTILLIGSGPIIIGQACEFDYSGTQAVKTLKELGYRVVLINSNPATIMTDPEFADRTYIEPIREDIIAKIIKDEKVDAVLPTMGGQTALNVATSMYKKGMLEGVEFLGASPEAIHKGEDRSAFNKAMIKIGMDLPKSRNAYSVEEALEVALEIGFPVISRASFTLAGGGSGVAYNMEEFKILAQEGISASPVSEIEIMESMLGWKEYEMEVIRDKADNCIIVCSIENFDPMGVHTGDSITVAPALTLTDKEYQRMRDASFDILREIGVDTGGSNVQFSIDPKTGRMIVIEMNPRVSRSSALASKATGYPIAKVATLLAVGFTLDEITNDITGTPASFEPVIDYVVTKIPRFTFEKFPEAQSTLSTSMKSVGEVMAIGRTFKESIQKALCSLETGLCGFDPIDADFDFIKHEIRRPNADRILYVAEGFRRGMSIEEMFDTCNIDPWFLYQIEEMIKVESIIDKKILSDETFMRSVKVDGFSDKRIAQLISQKSETKITEDDVYKAKKTLGVNLEYNEVDTCAAEFEALTPYLYSTTNITKLPNVKNRVSEAKKVLILGGGPNRIGQGIEFDYCCVHAAFALKEMGIETIMYNCNPETVSTDYDTSDVLYFEPIDFEHVREVIENEKPDGVIVHFGGQTPLKLANALTKIGANIAGTPSHVIDLAEDREQFSNFVNSHGLKQPANGLARTKDEAHDIALRLGFPVLVRPSYVLGGRGMRIVYSQEELRQYMDLAVLVSNDAPVLVDKFLDQAIELDVDAICDGVDVYIGSVMQHIEEAGIHSGDSACSLPPVSLSKELIDQVEAQTKTIALGLGVRGLMNVQYAIYQDEIYLIEVNPRASRTVPFVSKATGMPLAKVATRVMVGETLKNALNYYDKYNIVMEENGLLKPRLKGHISVKEAVFPFHKLYGADLVLGPEMKSTGEVMGISSNFGISFAKAQIAAGNRIVTEGTCFLSFVDTDKKYASEIASALHRHGFKLLATKGTQASIEEAGIPCEVVLKISEGRPNIEDSMKNDAIDMAINTSDNNTSKKDAIVIRQEVLKRNIPYFTTLSAARALILALDEMKNDSWTSSRALQDFLA, from the coding sequence ATGCCAAAACGCACTGACATTCATACTATTTTACTTATTGGTTCAGGTCCGATTATTATCGGTCAAGCTTGTGAATTTGACTACTCTGGAACGCAAGCTGTTAAAACTCTAAAAGAGTTAGGTTACCGTGTGGTTCTTATCAATTCAAATCCTGCAACTATTATGACAGACCCTGAATTTGCAGATAGAACATATATAGAGCCTATCAGAGAAGATATAATTGCTAAAATCATAAAAGATGAAAAAGTTGATGCTGTTTTACCTACAATGGGTGGACAAACTGCACTTAATGTTGCCACTAGCATGTATAAAAAAGGTATGTTAGAGGGTGTGGAGTTCTTAGGTGCATCTCCAGAGGCTATTCATAAAGGTGAAGACCGCTCAGCTTTTAACAAAGCTATGATTAAAATAGGTATGGATTTACCAAAAAGCCGTAACGCTTATAGTGTTGAGGAGGCTTTGGAAGTTGCACTTGAGATAGGTTTTCCAGTTATAAGCAGAGCCTCGTTTACACTAGCTGGTGGCGGAAGCGGTGTGGCATACAACATGGAAGAGTTCAAAATACTGGCACAAGAAGGTATCTCTGCATCTCCAGTTAGTGAAATAGAGATTATGGAGTCAATGCTCGGTTGGAAAGAGTACGAGATGGAGGTTATCCGAGATAAAGCGGATAACTGTATTATCGTCTGCTCAATTGAGAATTTTGACCCAATGGGCGTTCACACTGGCGATAGCATAACTGTTGCGCCTGCACTTACTCTAACAGATAAAGAGTACCAAAGAATGCGTGATGCCTCTTTTGATATTTTAAGAGAGATTGGTGTTGATACTGGTGGAAGTAACGTTCAATTTTCAATTGACCCTAAAACTGGACGTATGATTGTTATTGAGATGAACCCTCGTGTTTCTCGCTCTTCTGCTCTTGCTTCTAAAGCTACTGGCTATCCAATCGCAAAAGTAGCAACACTTTTAGCTGTTGGTTTTACTCTTGATGAAATTACAAACGACATTACAGGCACTCCTGCGTCATTTGAACCTGTAATTGACTATGTTGTTACAAAGATACCTCGCTTCACTTTTGAGAAATTCCCAGAAGCACAAAGCACTCTAAGCACAAGCATGAAGAGTGTTGGCGAAGTTATGGCGATAGGGAGAACTTTTAAAGAATCTATCCAAAAAGCTCTATGTTCACTTGAGACTGGACTTTGTGGTTTTGACCCGATTGACGCTGATTTTGATTTTATTAAGCATGAAATTCGCCGTCCAAATGCAGATAGAATTTTATATGTTGCAGAGGGATTCCGTCGTGGAATGAGCATAGAAGAGATGTTTGACACATGTAATATAGACCCGTGGTTTTTGTATCAAATTGAAGAGATGATAAAAGTAGAATCAATCATTGATAAAAAAATATTAAGCGATGAGACATTTATGCGAAGTGTAAAAGTTGACGGTTTTTCAGATAAAAGAATAGCTCAATTAATAAGTCAAAAATCAGAAACAAAGATAACGGAAGATGATGTCTATAAAGCTAAAAAAACTTTAGGCGTAAACTTAGAGTATAACGAGGTTGACACATGTGCTGCAGAGTTTGAAGCGCTTACTCCATACCTCTACTCAACGACTAACATAACAAAGCTTCCAAATGTAAAAAACAGAGTAAGCGAGGCGAAAAAAGTTCTAATTTTAGGCGGTGGACCTAACAGAATAGGACAAGGCATTGAGTTTGACTACTGTTGTGTTCATGCTGCATTTGCGCTCAAAGAGATGGGCATTGAGACTATCATGTACAACTGTAATCCTGAAACTGTATCAACAGATTATGATACTTCAGATGTACTCTATTTTGAACCTATCGATTTTGAACATGTTAGAGAAGTCATTGAAAATGAGAAACCAGATGGTGTAATAGTCCATTTTGGCGGACAAACTCCTCTAAAGTTAGCAAATGCTCTTACTAAAATAGGAGCAAATATAGCTGGAACTCCATCACATGTAATTGATTTAGCAGAAGATAGAGAGCAGTTTTCCAACTTTGTAAACTCTCATGGATTAAAACAGCCTGCAAATGGTCTTGCTCGTACAAAAGATGAAGCTCATGATATAGCATTAAGACTTGGTTTTCCTGTTTTAGTTCGCCCATCTTATGTTCTTGGCGGGCGTGGCATGAGAATCGTCTATTCACAAGAAGAACTGCGCCAATATATGGACTTAGCTGTACTTGTTAGTAACGATGCTCCAGTACTTGTAGATAAATTTTTAGATCAGGCAATTGAACTTGATGTTGATGCAATTTGTGATGGCGTAGATGTTTACATCGGTTCTGTTATGCAGCATATTGAAGAAGCTGGTATTCACTCAGGGGACAGTGCATGCTCACTCCCTCCTGTCAGTCTCTCAAAAGAGCTAATAGATCAAGTTGAAGCACAGACAAAAACTATAGCACTTGGTCTTGGTGTTCGTGGTCTCATGAATGTTCAGTACGCAATCTATCAAGATGAAATTTATCTCATAGAAGTAAATCCTAGAGCTAGTAGAACTGTTCCTTTTGTTAGCAAGGCAACTGGTATGCCTCTTGCAAAAGTTGCAACTCGTGTAATGGTTGGAGAAACTCTAAAAAATGCTCTGAACTACTATGACAAGTACAACATTGTTATGGAAGAAAATGGACTCTTAAAACCTCGATTAAAAGGTCATATCTCTGTTAAAGAGGCAGTATTTCCTTTCCATAAACTATATGGCGCAGATTTAGTTCTAGGACCTGAAATGAAATCAACTGGTGAAGTTATGGGCATTAGCTCTAACTTTGGAATCAGTTTTGCAAAGGCTCAAATAGCTGCTGGAAACAGAATTGTTACAGAGGGAACCTGCTTTTTATCTTTTGTAGATACAGATAAAAAATATGCTTCTGAAATCGCAAGCGCTCTTCATAGACATGGCTTTAAACTTCTTGCTACAAAAGGGACACAAGCATCAATTGAAGAAGCTGGGATTCCTTGTGAAGTAGTTTTAAAGATTTCGGAGGGTCGTCCAAATATTGAAGATAGCATGAAGAATGATGCAATCGATATGGCGATTAATACATCTGATAACAATACTTCAAAAAAAGATGCTATTGTTATTCGCCAAGAAGTTCTAAAGAGAAACATACCTTACTTTACAACACTAAGCGCAGCAAGAGCACTTATTTTAGCTCTTGATGAGATGAAAAATGACTCTTGGACTTCTTCAAGGGCTCTGCAAGATTTTTTAGCATAA
- a CDS encoding Sua5/YciO/YrdC/YwlC family protein, whose product MSVILTQTDTTVGFLSQNSRELYEIKSRPQTKPFIKVFRDFKSFINDFKRVPNSRKNLVRRSKKTSFIINNFSFRVALLPLNSQILRDAPWFYSTSANRSGERFDRDFCESKADIIVENIELLVENASSKLLRINSKKLRRLR is encoded by the coding sequence ATGAGTGTAATACTTACCCAAACCGACACTACTGTCGGTTTTCTCTCACAAAATTCACGAGAATTGTATGAGATAAAATCCCGCCCTCAAACAAAACCATTTATAAAAGTTTTTAGAGATTTTAAGAGTTTTATAAATGATTTTAAAAGGGTGCCAAATAGCAGAAAAAATTTAGTTCGCCGCTCAAAAAAAACATCATTTATTATTAATAACTTCTCATTTAGAGTAGCTCTTTTGCCTCTAAATTCTCAGATATTAAGAGATGCTCCATGGTTTTATTCAACTTCTGCAAATAGAAGCGGCGAGAGATTTGATAGAGATTTTTGTGAATCAAAAGCTGATATAATAGTAGAAAACATAGAGCTCTTAGTTGAAAACGCCTCTTCAAAACTTCTAAGAATCAACTCTAAAAAACTAAGAAGGTTAAGATGA
- a CDS encoding glutathionylspermidine synthase family protein, producing the protein MINLTKIKPLKPAQLEELGFTWHTDSDESNYISDTLVNITHDEAEAYYEAANEIYDMYAKAAEYVIENNLFFELGIPFNLIEAIKKSWENDVHWHIYSRFDFAGGVDGAQIKLLEFNADTPTSLFETALLQWGLLKSNNMDESEQFNNVYEAIKENFKRLVTLFEDTELFDERYDGWKILFSSIAGNDEEEATTRLLQQIATDAGFNTGFEYLGDVKFDEDGIYDRDDNQYEYWFKLYPWEDIATDEPELATMLTTIMQNQSAIILNPAYTLLFQSKGMLKILYDLFPDSPYLLKSSFEPLRGVKQVQKSVFGREGANIAIIDIDGTVLQEQDGPYKNHKKIYQEYVELNRDSSGAKYQAGVFFAYEGAGVGFRKGDEILNNMSKFVGHVLV; encoded by the coding sequence TTGATAAATTTAACTAAAATCAAACCTCTAAAACCAGCACAACTAGAAGAGTTAGGATTTACATGGCATACTGATAGCGATGAGAGCAACTATATAAGTGACACTCTTGTAAACATAACACATGATGAAGCTGAGGCTTACTATGAAGCTGCAAATGAGATATATGACATGTACGCAAAAGCAGCCGAATATGTTATAGAAAATAATCTTTTTTTTGAACTAGGGATTCCTTTTAATCTGATAGAGGCGATTAAGAAGAGTTGGGAAAATGATGTTCATTGGCATATCTACTCTAGATTTGACTTCGCTGGAGGAGTTGATGGAGCGCAAATAAAACTCTTAGAGTTTAATGCAGACACACCAACATCACTCTTTGAGACCGCACTCTTACAGTGGGGTTTACTAAAGAGCAACAATATGGACGAATCAGAGCAGTTCAACAATGTATATGAAGCTATAAAAGAGAATTTTAAGCGCCTTGTTACCCTTTTTGAAGATACAGAGCTTTTTGATGAGAGATATGATGGCTGGAAAATACTATTCTCTTCAATAGCTGGCAATGACGAGGAAGAGGCAACTACAAGGTTGCTTCAACAGATTGCGACAGACGCTGGATTTAATACTGGTTTTGAGTATCTTGGAGATGTTAAGTTTGATGAAGATGGAATCTATGATAGAGATGACAACCAGTATGAGTACTGGTTTAAACTCTACCCTTGGGAAGATATCGCAACTGATGAGCCTGAGCTTGCTACAATGCTAACAACTATTATGCAAAATCAAAGCGCAATCATATTAAACCCTGCATATACTCTTCTTTTTCAATCAAAAGGGATGTTGAAAATTTTATACGATCTTTTTCCTGATTCGCCTTATCTTCTAAAGAGCTCCTTTGAGCCTCTTAGAGGAGTAAAACAGGTTCAAAAAAGTGTTTTTGGAAGAGAGGGAGCAAACATAGCAATAATAGATATAGATGGAACAGTGCTTCAAGAGCAAGATGGTCCATATAAAAATCATAAAAAGATATATCAAGAGTATGTTGAACTAAACAGAGATTCTAGCGGAGCAAAATACCAAGCTGGAGTTTTCTTTGCTTATGAGGGAGCTGGAGTTGGTTTTAGAAAAGGAGATGAGATTTTAAACAATATGAGCAAATTTGTAGGGCATGTTTTAGTCTAA
- a CDS encoding glucose-6-phosphate isomerase: MQYQHNFNPSISDEDVFTQIQAEREHIGYYNLVHQETSALKEYASSVNQKNIVVIGIGGSTLGTYAIYKFLKYSKNLTKKLHFLETTDPIDIQSKIKNIDLEDTLFIVISKSGTTIETVSIFKYINSLVTCDKNNSVVITESDSKLNEYAKANNIKSFEIPKNVGGRFSVFSAVGLLPLAIVGIDIDELLFGAKTAYDSFFNKEDTYERIVKKARFFVEYKNSFNINVLFSYSSRLDGFNNWYIQLWGESLGKVDINSTRQGLTPIGIIGPIDQHSFLQLIVEGRRDKTVTVIKVNDFENNLKIPQVELRGLEELNYIDNIEFAYLINKQADATIESIRNLGDIPCDVITIDRVSERSIAALMYEYELLTSVCAKFMYIDAYNQPGVEAGKVILKEKLQTGR, encoded by the coding sequence ATGCAATATCAACACAACTTTAACCCCTCTATTTCAGATGAGGATGTATTTACTCAGATACAAGCAGAGAGAGAACATATAGGTTACTATAATCTTGTTCATCAAGAGACCTCTGCACTAAAAGAGTACGCTTCAAGCGTTAATCAAAAAAATATTGTAGTAATTGGAATAGGTGGAAGTACGCTTGGAACTTATGCAATCTATAAATTTTTAAAATACTCTAAAAATCTAACAAAAAAGCTCCACTTTTTAGAGACAACAGACCCAATAGATATACAATCAAAGATAAAAAATATAGATTTAGAAGATACTCTCTTTATTGTTATATCAAAGTCTGGAACTACAATAGAGACTGTATCTATTTTTAAATATATAAACTCTTTAGTTACATGTGATAAAAATAATAGCGTTGTAATAACAGAGAGTGATTCAAAGTTAAATGAGTATGCAAAAGCAAATAATATAAAAAGTTTTGAGATACCAAAAAATGTAGGTGGAAGATTCTCAGTATTTAGTGCTGTTGGACTTCTTCCTTTAGCTATTGTTGGCATAGATATTGATGAGCTTTTATTTGGTGCAAAAACTGCTTATGACTCATTTTTCAACAAAGAAGATACATACGAGAGGATAGTAAAGAAGGCTAGATTTTTTGTAGAGTATAAAAACAGTTTCAATATAAATGTACTTTTTTCTTATTCATCAAGACTTGATGGTTTTAATAACTGGTATATACAACTTTGGGGTGAGAGTTTGGGCAAAGTTGATATAAACTCTACAAGACAGGGACTTACTCCAATCGGAATTATTGGCCCCATTGATCAGCACTCTTTTTTACAGCTCATTGTTGAGGGGAGACGTGATAAGACAGTCACTGTTATAAAAGTTAATGATTTTGAAAATAACCTAAAAATTCCTCAAGTTGAGCTAAGGGGTCTAGAAGAGTTAAACTATATAGATAATATAGAGTTCGCATATCTTATAAACAAACAAGCAGATGCGACAATAGAGTCTATAAGAAATTTGGGTGATATTCCATGTGATGTTATAACGATAGATAGAGTGAGCGAGAGAAGCATAGCAGCACTTATGTATGAGTATGAACTGCTTACTTCTGTTTGTGCTAAGTTTATGTATATAGATGCTTATAACCAACCTGGTGTTGAGGCTGGAAAAGTTATACTTAAAGAGAAGCTCCAAACAGGTAGATAA
- the galU gene encoding UTP--glucose-1-phosphate uridylyltransferase GalU, whose amino-acid sequence MPKENMKIRKCLFPAAGYGTRFLPATKAIPKEMLPILTKPLLQYGVEEAREAGIDTMAIVTGRGKRAIEDHFDRSFELEHQIDGTSKEILMKEIRDIVKNCTISYTRQGEMKGLGHAIWTGQTLIGDEPFAVILADDLCDNDGEAVLTQMVKLYEKYRCSIVAVEEIPLEHSNKYGVIAGHEEEDGVIRVTNMVEKPESKDAPSNLAIIGRYILTPDIFDILEDTKPGKGGEIQITDALLTQAKTGGVIAYKFKGKRFDCGSVDGFVKATNFFYNKTQE is encoded by the coding sequence ATGCCAAAAGAGAATATGAAAATAAGAAAATGCCTTTTCCCAGCAGCGGGTTATGGAACAAGGTTCCTTCCAGCTACAAAGGCAATCCCAAAAGAGATGCTTCCTATCCTTACAAAACCGCTTTTACAATATGGTGTGGAAGAGGCTAGAGAAGCAGGAATAGATACCATGGCAATAGTAACAGGTCGTGGAAAAAGAGCAATTGAAGATCACTTTGACAGATCGTTTGAACTTGAGCATCAGATAGATGGAACTTCTAAAGAGATACTGATGAAAGAGATACGTGATATTGTTAAAAATTGTACTATCAGTTACACAAGACAAGGCGAAATGAAAGGGTTGGGTCATGCTATTTGGACAGGACAAACACTTATTGGAGATGAACCTTTTGCAGTAATTTTAGCAGATGACTTGTGTGATAATGATGGTGAGGCTGTTTTGACACAAATGGTAAAATTGTATGAAAAATATAGATGCTCTATTGTAGCTGTTGAAGAGATTCCGCTAGAACATAGTAATAAATATGGAGTAATTGCGGGACATGAAGAAGAAGATGGCGTTATTAGAGTAACGAATATGGTTGAAAAACCAGAGAGTAAAGATGCTCCTTCAAACTTAGCGATAATTGGAAGATATATATTGACACCTGATATTTTTGATATTCTAGAAGATACTAAACCTGGAAAAGGTGGAGAGATTCAGATAACTGATGCACTTTTAACGCAAGCAAAAACGGGTGGAGTAATAGCATATAAATTTAAAGGAAAAAGATTTGATTGTGGAAGTGTGGATGGTTTTGTAAAGGCTACAAACTTTTTTTACAATAAAACTCAAGAGTAG
- a CDS encoding STT3 domain-containing protein yields the protein MLTFTKETKVTLLYIALAFLFSVAIRMIWFYQFVDYEPFRFNAQLMINTNDGYYWAEGARDILAGVHQDNDLSAVDLAASQLSALFAYILPFSFESVILFMPVFLGSLIVIPIILIAKSIDNLEMGFIAALLASIAHSYYNRTMIGYYDTDMLNIVLPMFLLWSIIWAVRTNQDKYLLITAVDILIYRWWYPQSYSLESAFFALILLYTLLYERKNSYNYKLLAIMMFAMVGFEGYIRAIFVLIAFYMYKQEKYDRYVHSVLAFSIVLFFVSGGFNPIWEQLSGYVFKDAISVGQEGLKLHFYSVKQTIREAANIPFITFANRISGHVITFLASIIGYIYLVYKHKVMLFGLPLIGLGFLAYVGGLRFTIYAVPVLAFGVAFLISEIARFMPNRRVKVFSMSALTLLILLPNIVHIEAYRVPTVFNADEVKVLDMLRGKANREDYVVAWWDYGYPIRYYSDVKTLIDGGKHRGDVNFPVSFMLTNPQDVSAKLARLDVEYSENSFEDKNPTMFSNIEKMTKEYGFSDTNDFLLSLEGEIELPKKTRDIYFYLPHRMLDIYPTVEIFSNLDLMNGNMKNRSFFYATKQFRQEQNILNLSQGVVVDLKEFSVNINNNKVPIKRVIQSAYDKNMKFTKEVELVNPNGELNLIFMSSYNTFLVVDEKTYNSVYIQLSVLQEYDKMLFEEVIITPHAKVYKLKI from the coding sequence GTGCTAACATTTACAAAAGAGACAAAAGTTACACTTCTATATATAGCTTTAGCTTTTCTTTTTTCTGTTGCAATTAGGATGATTTGGTTTTATCAGTTCGTAGATTATGAGCCTTTTAGATTTAATGCTCAGCTTATGATAAACACAAATGATGGCTATTACTGGGCAGAGGGTGCTAGAGATATTTTAGCTGGAGTTCATCAAGATAACGATCTCTCTGCAGTCGATCTTGCAGCATCACAGTTGAGCGCTCTTTTTGCATACATCTTGCCTTTTTCTTTTGAGAGCGTTATCCTCTTTATGCCTGTTTTTCTTGGTTCACTTATAGTTATTCCTATAATTCTAATAGCTAAGAGTATAGATAATTTGGAGATGGGATTTATAGCTGCACTTCTAGCTAGCATCGCTCATAGTTACTACAATAGAACTATGATAGGCTACTATGATACAGACATGCTAAACATTGTACTTCCTATGTTTTTGCTATGGTCTATTATCTGGGCAGTTAGAACAAATCAAGATAAATATTTATTAATCACAGCAGTTGATATTTTAATTTACAGATGGTGGTATCCACAAAGTTATTCGCTTGAGAGCGCATTTTTTGCTCTTATACTTCTTTACACTCTTTTATATGAGAGAAAAAATAGTTACAACTATAAACTGCTAGCTATTATGATGTTTGCAATGGTTGGTTTTGAGGGGTATATAAGAGCCATTTTTGTTCTAATAGCCTTTTACATGTATAAGCAAGAGAAGTATGATAGATATGTGCACTCAGTTTTGGCGTTCTCTATTGTTCTGTTTTTTGTCTCTGGCGGGTTTAATCCAATATGGGAACAACTTAGTGGATATGTCTTTAAAGATGCGATAAGTGTGGGACAAGAGGGTCTTAAGCTTCACTTTTACTCTGTAAAGCAGACAATTAGAGAGGCTGCAAATATACCTTTTATAACTTTCGCAAATCGTATCAGCGGGCATGTTATAACATTTTTAGCTTCCATTATTGGATATATCTATCTGGTATATAAACACAAAGTGATGCTCTTTGGACTTCCATTAATTGGACTTGGATTTTTAGCTTATGTGGGAGGGCTTAGATTTACTATCTATGCGGTTCCAGTCTTGGCCTTTGGAGTCGCCTTTTTGATTAGCGAGATTGCTAGATTTATGCCAAATAGAAGAGTCAAAGTTTTCTCCATGAGTGCTCTTACACTCCTCATTTTACTTCCAAACATAGTTCACATTGAGGCATACAGAGTTCCAACTGTTTTTAATGCAGATGAGGTAAAAGTGCTAGATATGCTAAGAGGAAAAGCTAATAGAGAAGATTATGTTGTTGCATGGTGGGATTATGGGTATCCAATAAGATACTATAGCGATGTAAAGACTCTAATAGATGGGGGAAAACATAGAGGAGATGTAAATTTTCCTGTTAGTTTTATGCTTACAAATCCTCAAGATGTATCAGCAAAACTTGCCAGACTTGATGTTGAGTATAGTGAGAACTCTTTTGAAGATAAAAATCCAACGATGTTTTCAAATATAGAAAAAATGACAAAAGAGTATGGTTTTAGTGATACAAATGACTTTTTACTCTCTCTTGAAGGAGAGATTGAACTTCCTAAAAAAACAAGAGATATCTACTTTTATCTTCCACATAGAATGCTAGATATATACCCAACTGTTGAAATTTTCTCAAATCTTGATTTAATGAATGGAAATATGAAAAATCGCTCTTTTTTTTACGCAACAAAACAGTTTAGGCAAGAACAAAATATATTAAATCTTTCTCAGGGTGTAGTAGTCGATTTAAAAGAGTTTAGTGTAAATATTAATAACAACAAAGTGCCCATAAAAAGGGTAATCCAGAGTGCTTATGATAAAAATATGAAGTTTACAAAAGAGGTAGAACTTGTAAATCCAAATGGTGAATTAAACCTAATTTTTATGTCAAGTTACAACACTTTTTTAGTTGTTGATGAGAAAACTTACAACTCTGTGTATATTCAGTTATCTGTTTTGCAAGAGTATGATAAAATGCTATTCGAAGAGGTTATTATAACCCCTCATGCAAAAGTATATAAGTTAAAAATTTAA